A genomic region of Aeropyrum pernix K1 contains the following coding sequences:
- a CDS encoding DUF4258 domain-containing protein, protein MKIFYTLHALERLRQRGITREQVEQCLREPDKIEELEGLYRCIKRLNDKVLVTIYKEFQDRIMIITAFKTSKIKKYLP, encoded by the coding sequence TTGAAAATATTCTACACACTACACGCCTTAGAGAGACTCCGCCAGAGGGGTATTACAAGGGAACAGGTAGAACAATGCTTACGGGAACCAGACAAAATCGAAGAATTAGAGGGCTTGTATCGATGTATAAAAAGACTGAACGATAAAGTGCTAGTTACGATATACAAGGAGTTTCAGGATAGAATAATGATCATAACGGCGTTTAAAACATCAAAAATCAAAAAGTACCTACCTTAA
- a CDS encoding DUF2283 domain-containing protein codes for MPSEIRLKYDRSSDALYIRVKESRIVDSEEIAPGIIVDYDEHGEIVGIEILGFSKKKIDLHRLVTEGPEAMVLEA; via the coding sequence TTGCCTAGCGAAATAAGGTTGAAGTATGATCGTTCAAGTGACGCCCTGTATATCAGGGTTAAGGAGAGTAGGATTGTTGACTCGGAAGAGATAGCACCCGGAATTATTGTAGATTATGACGAGCATGGGGAGATTGTAGGGATAGAGATACTAGGATTTTCCAAGAAGAAGATCGATCTCCACAGGCTAGTGACGGAGGGTCCAGAGGCTATGGTGCTTGAGGCTTGA
- a CDS encoding DUF3368 domain-containing protein: MQRSNEDEERLLVVSNSSIIIALARVCRLDLLEKLFGEVLVPETVWAEITVAGKPGSEKVVRAGFIRVEEVVDRRLVSLFEEFVDTGEAEAIVLAFERNAGLLLMDDRDARNLAKKLGLQVMGTLGVIALAKYKGLTSKAKPIIDKLIESGFWISRRTLEEFLRKLGESRNP, translated from the coding sequence TTGCAGAGAAGTAATGAGGATGAAGAGAGGCTTCTCGTAGTCTCTAATTCAAGCATTATCATCGCGCTCGCCAGGGTATGTCGTCTAGACCTTCTGGAGAAGCTCTTCGGTGAAGTCCTCGTTCCAGAAACTGTTTGGGCTGAAATTACTGTTGCAGGCAAGCCGGGCAGCGAGAAAGTTGTGAGAGCGGGTTTTATACGAGTAGAGGAAGTAGTGGATAGGAGGCTAGTGTCTCTCTTCGAGGAGTTTGTGGACACGGGAGAGGCGGAAGCGATAGTTCTAGCTTTTGAACGCAATGCGGGCTTGCTACTTATGGACGACCGTGATGCTAGAAATCTAGCTAAGAAGCTAGGATTACAGGTAATGGGTACGCTGGGTGTAATAGCGTTAGCCAAGTACAAGGGATTGACCTCTAAGGCAAAGCCAATAATAGATAAGCTCATTGAGAGCGGCTTCTGGATATCTAGAAGAACGCTTGAAGAATTCCTTAGAAAGCTGGGTGAATCTAGAAATCCCTAA
- a CDS encoding UPF0175 family protein, with protein sequence MAGIGSRRIVIEVPEGLRVPPGELEKRLRIELALRLYEKGIASLGQARKIAGLSKWDFLELLAREGIPLHYSEEELKEDLEVAKKLAEK encoded by the coding sequence GTGGCTGGGATTGGTAGTAGAAGGATTGTTATCGAGGTTCCTGAAGGCCTCCGTGTTCCTCCCGGCGAGCTTGAGAAGAGGCTTAGGATCGAGCTAGCACTAAGGCTCTACGAGAAGGGTATAGCTAGCCTGGGCCAGGCTAGAAAGATTGCTGGTCTCTCAAAATGGGATTTTCTAGAACTACTAGCCAGAGAAGGGATACCGCTACACTATAGCGAGGAGGAGTTGAAGGAGGATTTGGAGGTCGCCAAGAAGCTTGCAGAGAAGTAA
- a CDS encoding PIN domain-containing protein translates to MDKDEEKDGEALVLDTNIILASVLRHGSYTRQVVIYLIDVLGIKAFTSEKALHEIDEHLEELAKRKKVSVEELRAAIRILLLNVNMVEKGTYNAYMEKAGECVKDLADADFAALALHLSEKYKNVILLTWNKNDYIENCLKAYGVILYTPSDLRVPVN, encoded by the coding sequence ATGGATAAGGATGAGGAGAAGGATGGCGAGGCGCTAGTTCTTGATACAAACATCATCCTAGCATCCGTGCTTAGACATGGAAGCTATACTAGACAGGTTGTAATATATCTCATAGACGTCCTCGGCATAAAAGCCTTCACATCAGAGAAGGCACTACACGAAATAGACGAGCACCTGGAAGAACTAGCCAAAAGAAAGAAGGTCTCAGTAGAAGAATTGCGAGCTGCTATCAGAATCCTATTATTAAACGTAAACATGGTCGAGAAAGGGACTTATAACGCTTATATGGAGAAAGCCGGAGAATGCGTTAAAGATCTCGCTGACGCTGACTTTGCAGCACTAGCACTACACCTATCCGAAAAGTATAAGAATGTGATCCTTTTAACCTGGAACAAGAACGATTACATTGAGAACTGCCTTAAAGCCTACGGTGTAATTCTATACACACCTTCCGACTTGAGAGTTCCCGTAAACTAA
- a CDS encoding type II toxin-antitoxin system VapC family toxin: MHKGGLVVDASLAADLFAAKDKARAQIAEKVVECIERHSISVYAPRLFLVEVAGVLVRYLAPSIVERVLDAFSSKVILVGDEAYFRIAVEIALATGSRGADSYYLGLAKTLNLPVATSDKVQAQNARKAGIKSFYILSNNELEELMKYMGCK; the protein is encoded by the coding sequence TTGCATAAGGGCGGTTTAGTAGTAGATGCATCCCTTGCTGCAGACTTGTTTGCCGCTAAAGATAAAGCCCGGGCTCAGATAGCTGAGAAAGTGGTGGAATGCATTGAACGCCACAGTATAAGCGTTTACGCACCACGCCTGTTCCTAGTAGAGGTTGCTGGCGTCCTGGTGAGATACCTGGCACCCTCTATCGTAGAGCGAGTACTTGATGCTTTTAGCAGTAAGGTAATCCTAGTTGGCGATGAAGCATATTTCAGGATAGCCGTTGAAATAGCGCTAGCAACTGGGTCGAGGGGGGCAGACTCTTATTATCTTGGACTGGCAAAGACCCTAAATCTGCCTGTGGCGACAAGCGATAAAGTACAGGCGCAGAATGCTAGAAAAGCAGGAATCAAATCATTCTATATCCTAAGTAATAATGAATTAGAGGAGCTAATGAAATATATGGGCTGTAAATAG
- a CDS encoding antitoxin family protein gives MSKVIRVRYEKGVLKPLEPVNLEDGEEVDIIIRENLAELARRIRRRLSQEREEPSEILSRERSRLA, from the coding sequence ATGTCTAAAGTTATTAGGGTTAGATATGAGAAGGGCGTGCTGAAGCCTCTTGAGCCCGTTAATCTTGAGGATGGTGAAGAGGTTGATATTATTATAAGGGAGAATCTCGCAGAGTTAGCCAGAAGGATAAGGCGTAGGTTGTCTCAAGAGAGGGAGGAGCCAAGCGAGATTTTGTCTAGAGAGAGGAGTAGGCTTGCATAA
- a CDS encoding antitoxin family protein, giving the protein MEIGISKAIRVKYEKGVLKPLEPLDLEEGEEVVVTVNATL; this is encoded by the coding sequence GTGGAGATAGGGATATCTAAAGCTATTAGGGTTAAATATGAGAAGGGTGTGCTAAAGCCTCTCGAGCCTTTGGATCTTGAGGAGGGCGAGGAGGTAGTGGTAACGGTAAACGCGACCTTATGA
- a CDS encoding protoglobin domain-containing protein translates to MTPSDIPGYDYGRVEKSPITDLEFDLLKKTVMLGEKDVMYLKKACDVLKDQVDEILDLWYGWVASNEHLIYYFSNPDTGEPIKEYLERVRARFGAWILDTTCRDYNREWLDYQYEVGLRHHRSKKGVTDGVRTVPHIPLRYLIAFIYPITATIKPFLAKKGGSPEDIEGMYNAWFKSVVLQVAIWSHPYTKENDW, encoded by the coding sequence ATGACCCCAAGTGATATCCCTGGATACGACTACGGTAGAGTGGAGAAAAGCCCTATAACCGACCTGGAGTTCGATCTTCTGAAGAAAACAGTTATGCTCGGTGAAAAAGATGTAATGTACCTAAAGAAGGCCTGCGATGTGCTAAAGGACCAGGTTGACGAGATACTGGATCTATGGTACGGCTGGGTCGCCTCGAACGAGCACCTAATCTACTACTTCTCAAATCCGGATACTGGTGAGCCTATCAAAGAATATCTTGAGCGGGTTAGGGCCAGATTCGGGGCCTGGATCCTGGACACCACATGCCGAGACTATAACAGGGAGTGGCTAGATTACCAGTATGAGGTAGGGCTGAGGCATCATAGGAGTAAGAAGGGAGTTACAGATGGAGTGAGGACAGTGCCGCACATACCACTAAGGTATTTAATAGCATTCATTTATCCAATAACAGCTACAATAAAGCCATTCCTAGCAAAGAAAGGTGGCAGCCCAGAGGATATCGAGGGAATGTATAACGCGTGGTTCAAATCAGTAGTCCTCCAAGTAGCCATTTGGAGCCATCCATACACAAAAGAAAACGACTGGTAG
- a CDS encoding MarR family winged helix-turn-helix transcriptional regulator yields MHEDDVSIKIVSAIERIARAYRILIARESYKHGLTPLQASILLYIYNSPPNHRTISSLVRELGVKQPTISDSVRALISKGLVTYEPHRSDRRVKILKLTPKGVEIAESLKSWQTVAAEAVDLSRGEREALLELLLKYMASLYRYGVIEVARTCFTCTYLEAKNRGEGVSYYCSLLKRELGRSGLRVDCPEHSPKRI; encoded by the coding sequence ATGCATGAAGACGACGTCAGCATTAAGATAGTCTCGGCTATAGAAAGAATAGCGAGAGCCTACAGGATTCTAATAGCCAGAGAGTCGTATAAACACGGTCTAACCCCCCTCCAGGCCAGTATACTATTATACATCTACAACTCTCCTCCAAACCACCGTACAATCAGCAGCTTAGTAAGAGAGCTTGGAGTCAAGCAGCCTACAATAAGCGACTCCGTGAGGGCACTCATATCTAAAGGGCTAGTCACATATGAGCCGCACAGGTCCGATAGAAGGGTAAAAATCCTAAAGCTAACCCCAAAAGGTGTCGAGATTGCTGAAAGCCTGAAATCCTGGCAAACTGTGGCTGCCGAAGCTGTTGACTTGAGTAGAGGAGAGAGGGAGGCGCTCTTGGAACTCCTCCTGAAATACATGGCATCACTATATAGGTATGGAGTAATAGAGGTGGCCAGAACGTGCTTCACGTGCACATACCTCGAGGCAAAAAATAGAGGCGAGGGAGTAAGCTACTATTGCAGCCTGCTGAAAAGAGAGCTTGGTAGGAGTGGGCTAAGGGTAGACTGTCCAGAGCACAGTCCTAAACGAATATGA
- a CDS encoding ArsR/SmtB family transcription factor codes for MDEKGLRLSGGVRRLIPVRLEEAKALSDELRIMILEMLHERPMSVEEIVRSLRERGIMKTANTIRYHLSILKDSGLVDLTRVGRTYKYVAKSRYYAYTGDPEADKLIEEMAEEVKDDVKRIVEKLIATRGDELVAIAEKLKPCEFCVTKHFVEQVIFEIIKKSLGSVLAETTLAKNTDKEL; via the coding sequence TTGGATGAAAAGGGTTTAAGGCTAAGCGGCGGGGTTAGGAGGCTAATACCAGTTAGGCTTGAGGAGGCTAAGGCGCTTAGTGATGAGCTTAGGATTATGATTTTGGAGATGCTTCACGAGCGGCCTATGAGTGTTGAGGAGATAGTTAGGAGTCTCAGGGAAAGGGGGATAATGAAAACCGCCAATACCATTAGGTATCACCTCTCCATACTCAAGGACAGCGGTCTTGTTGATCTTACTAGGGTCGGCCGAACGTATAAGTATGTCGCTAAAAGCAGGTACTACGCCTACACAGGGGATCCCGAGGCAGATAAGTTGATAGAGGAAATGGCTGAAGAGGTTAAGGACGATGTTAAAAGAATAGTGGAGAAGCTAATAGCGACCAGAGGTGACGAGCTGGTAGCAATAGCAGAGAAGCTAAAACCCTGCGAATTCTGCGTTACTAAACATTTCGTAGAGCAAGTCATATTCGAAATTATAAAGAAATCGCTTGGAAGTGTTCTAGCAGAAACCACTTTGGCTAAAAATACTGATAAAGAACTATAA
- a CDS encoding peroxiredoxin, producing MLSVGDPAPDIEIQLIDGSTIRLSQLRGRSVVLYFYPKAFTPGCTREAIGFNGLYEEFKKLGAEVIGVSMDPPGRNRRFAQNYGVRFRLASDVEGEAFKSFWGAQRPRTD from the coding sequence ATGCTCAGCGTTGGCGACCCAGCACCCGATATTGAGATACAGCTCATCGACGGATCTACCATTAGACTCTCCCAGCTGAGGGGAAGGAGTGTTGTCCTCTACTTCTACCCGAAGGCTTTTACACCTGGCTGCACGCGGGAGGCTATAGGGTTTAACGGGCTTTACGAGGAGTTCAAAAAGCTGGGGGCTGAAGTCATAGGAGTATCAATGGACCCTCCGGGGAGGAACAGGAGGTTCGCACAGAATTATGGGGTCAGGTTTAGGCTGGCAAGCGATGTTGAAGGCGAAGCGTTCAAGTCTTTTTGGGGTGCTCAAAGGCCTAGGACCGATTAG
- a CDS encoding ArsR/SmtB family transcription factor, translating into MPSGVDGVGLLVRWLIEGSRGGVTRARILMLLRERPRNAHQLSQELGLNYRTVLHHLEVLARHGLIARLYEGYGAPYALTNLAERHWSVIEDSIRRVGVRL; encoded by the coding sequence GTGCCTAGCGGTGTGGATGGAGTTGGCCTTCTTGTGAGGTGGCTTATAGAGGGTAGTAGAGGCGGGGTTACAAGAGCCAGGATTCTGATGCTGCTAAGGGAGCGCCCGAGGAATGCTCACCAGCTATCGCAAGAGTTGGGCCTCAATTATAGGACGGTTTTACACCACCTAGAGGTCCTCGCTAGGCACGGACTTATAGCTAGGCTCTACGAGGGATATGGGGCTCCGTATGCACTCACAAACCTGGCTGAGAGGCATTGGAGTGTTATTGAGGATTCTATAAGGAGGGTGGGTGTTAGGCTGTGA
- a CDS encoding cupredoxin domain-containing protein, with the protein MASVSTRYALVGLLIAVIAIVAIAYLYLGGGGYGGQETTSPGEEATGAGGSTVVKVELYEWGIKIDKTMFKAGEKVVFEVVNKGSYTHAFEIENDDIGFEVETKNLAPGESTKLEVVFPQPGEYEVYCPIDGHRDFGMEALITVSG; encoded by the coding sequence GTGGCATCTGTTAGTACGAGGTACGCTTTGGTGGGCCTGTTAATAGCGGTCATCGCTATAGTGGCGATTGCTTACTTATACCTGGGTGGAGGCGGCTATGGGGGGCAGGAAACGACAAGCCCTGGTGAGGAGGCCACCGGAGCTGGCGGAAGTACCGTTGTCAAGGTGGAGTTGTACGAGTGGGGTATCAAGATTGACAAAACCATGTTTAAAGCCGGTGAGAAAGTAGTATTCGAGGTTGTTAACAAGGGGAGCTACACCCATGCATTCGAGATTGAAAACGATGATATAGGGTTCGAGGTTGAGACGAAAAATCTAGCGCCAGGCGAGTCGACCAAGCTTGAGGTCGTGTTTCCCCAGCCCGGCGAGTATGAAGTATACTGCCCGATTGACGGGCATAGGGATTTCGGTATGGAGGCGTTAATAACTGTGAGCGGCTGA